The following proteins are encoded in a genomic region of Vibrio sinaloensis:
- a CDS encoding beta-ketoacyl-[acyl-carrier-protein] synthase family protein, whose amino-acid sequence MLTHVSQPIFIQDCGFHSAMGAAHADIHRCLSGEREANMVRDDDILNSGQSTVIGRINQPLPTPADHLANFNTRNNRLALSALQQIEASVQAAVKQFGADRVAVVIGTSTSGIADGENAYQQKITQGEFSPGYHYRKQELGNTSDFIAAYFGLSGPCYAVSTACSSSGRVFISAQRLLNSGLADAVIVGGVDTICRLTLNGFNGLEALSSELCQPFSASRDGINIGEAACLMLLSRQPAKVALLGAGDSSDAHHISAPHPEGKGAEQAMQKALENAGLTAEEIGYINAHGTATKLNDSMESKAIMRLFGDQVPVSSTKPLTGHTLGAASATEAAIAWHILNFDLPLPIQRCQAKAEDIEVSLVETETRLNGKAILSNSFAFGGNNISLIFGYPND is encoded by the coding sequence ATGCTGACACACGTTTCTCAACCCATTTTTATCCAAGACTGTGGCTTTCACTCTGCGATGGGCGCGGCGCACGCCGACATCCACCGCTGCCTGTCTGGTGAACGCGAAGCCAATATGGTTCGCGATGACGACATTCTCAACTCTGGTCAATCGACGGTTATTGGCCGCATAAATCAGCCACTGCCAACGCCTGCCGACCATTTAGCGAACTTCAATACCCGTAATAATCGCCTCGCGCTCTCTGCTCTGCAGCAAATCGAGGCGTCAGTGCAAGCCGCGGTTAAGCAATTTGGCGCTGACCGAGTCGCGGTGGTGATAGGTACCAGCACCTCCGGTATTGCTGACGGTGAAAACGCTTATCAGCAAAAAATCACCCAAGGTGAGTTCTCACCGGGTTATCACTATCGCAAACAAGAGCTTGGCAACACCAGCGACTTTATCGCCGCGTACTTTGGTTTGAGCGGTCCGTGCTACGCGGTCTCAACCGCCTGCTCTTCAAGTGGGCGCGTGTTCATCAGTGCCCAACGACTGCTCAACAGCGGTTTGGCCGATGCGGTAATCGTAGGGGGTGTCGATACCATCTGCCGCTTAACCCTGAATGGGTTCAATGGTTTGGAGGCGCTCTCTTCTGAGCTGTGTCAGCCATTTAGCGCCTCACGCGACGGCATCAACATTGGCGAGGCTGCCTGCCTGATGCTGCTCAGTCGCCAACCGGCCAAAGTCGCTCTGCTCGGTGCAGGAGACAGCTCAGATGCACACCATATTTCTGCCCCGCACCCAGAGGGGAAAGGCGCTGAACAAGCGATGCAAAAGGCGCTAGAGAATGCAGGCCTTACCGCAGAGGAGATTGGCTACATCAATGCCCACGGCACGGCCACTAAACTCAACGATAGTATGGAAAGCAAAGCCATCATGCGCCTGTTTGGTGACCAAGTCCCTGTCAGCTCAACCAAACCCCTGACTGGGCATACCTTAGGGGCAGCCAGTGCGACGGAAGCCGCCATCGCCTGGCATATTTTAAATTTCGACTTACCACTGCCGATTCAGCGTTGCCAAGCGAAGGCCGAGGATATCGAGGTTTCACTAGTAGAAACCGAGACCCGGCTCAACGGCAAAGCCATTTTAAGTAACTCTTTTGCGTTTGGTGGTAATAACATTAGTCTTATTTTCGGTTATCCCAATGACTAA
- a CDS encoding hotdog family protein codes for MTNIASIDQLLPHDEPMILIDRALEVGQDSIHCQVDISNRNPFFNVEQGTIPAYVGIEFMAQSVAAWSGYHALQQGQPPPIGFLLGSRRYHTNGEAFTAGQTLDIYAEKMMEDNGMAVFTARIEQQGEAVASCQLNVYVPSPQKLKEMKIRSQS; via the coding sequence ATGACTAACATTGCTTCAATCGACCAACTATTGCCTCATGACGAGCCGATGATCTTAATCGATCGTGCGCTCGAGGTCGGTCAAGATTCGATTCACTGCCAAGTGGATATCTCGAATCGAAATCCATTTTTTAATGTCGAGCAAGGTACCATCCCTGCTTATGTCGGCATCGAGTTTATGGCTCAATCCGTCGCGGCTTGGTCTGGCTATCATGCCCTGCAGCAAGGCCAGCCACCGCCGATCGGTTTTTTGCTTGGCAGTCGCCGCTATCACACCAATGGTGAGGCGTTTACCGCAGGTCAAACCTTAGACATTTATGCCGAAAAAATGATGGAAGACAACGGAATGGCGGTTTTCACCGCTCGGATTGAACAGCAAGGCGAGGCTGTCGCCAGTTGCCAGCTCAATGTCTACGTTCCATCACCACAAAAACTAAAAGAAATGAAAATCAGGAGTCAATCATGA
- a CDS encoding 3-ketoacyl-ACP reductase FabG2 translates to MTRHVLVTGASKGIGRAIAIQLAKDGFTIAVHYMGDKQGAEQTLATINENGGHGRLIQFDISDREACRDKLEADIAEHGAYYGVVNNAGITRDTAFPAMTEEEWDGVIHTNLDSFYNVLHPCVMPMVQKRKGGRIVTLASVSGLMGNRGQTNYSAAKAGVIGATKSLALELAKRKITVNCVAPGLIDTGMVDEHVKEHAMPQIPLRRMGEPEEVAGLVSYLMSDIAGYVTRQVISVNGGLV, encoded by the coding sequence ATGACCCGACACGTATTAGTCACCGGTGCGAGTAAAGGCATAGGTAGAGCGATCGCCATTCAATTGGCCAAAGACGGATTCACCATTGCTGTCCACTATATGGGCGACAAGCAAGGCGCGGAGCAAACGCTCGCCACCATTAACGAAAATGGCGGTCATGGACGCCTGATCCAATTCGACATCAGTGACCGAGAAGCCTGCCGCGACAAACTCGAGGCCGATATTGCCGAACATGGTGCTTACTATGGTGTGGTCAACAACGCTGGCATCACCCGAGACACTGCGTTTCCGGCCATGACGGAAGAAGAGTGGGATGGCGTCATTCATACCAACCTCGACAGCTTTTACAATGTGCTGCACCCTTGCGTGATGCCAATGGTACAAAAACGAAAAGGCGGGCGAATCGTCACCTTGGCCTCGGTATCAGGCTTGATGGGCAATCGCGGCCAAACCAACTACAGCGCCGCCAAAGCAGGTGTGATTGGTGCCACTAAGTCGCTCGCTCTTGAGTTAGCGAAGCGCAAGATTACCGTCAACTGTGTCGCGCCAGGCTTGATTGATACCGGCATGGTCGATGAACACGTTAAAGAGCATGCTATGCCGCAGATCCCTCTGCGACGTATGGGTGAACCAGAAGAGGTTGCGGGACTTGTGAGCTATTTAATGTCGGATATTGCTGGTTACGTTACCCGCCAAGTCATTTCGGTCAACGGAGGTCTAGTATGA
- a CDS encoding beta-ketoacyl-ACP synthase, protein MSRRVVVTGMSGVTAFGNDWQAIEPKLRAGENATQYMPNYEQYDGLNTKLAAPIDHFELPKHYKRKQVRGMGRVSKLATVATENALTQANLIGAEVLTNGQTGIAYGSSTGSTDAIGAFGVMLNEKSTRAITATTYVQMMPHTTAVNVGLFFGLRGRVIPTSSACTSGSQAIGYAYEAIKHGYQTVMVAGGAEELCPTESAVFDTLFATSLMNDAPKRTPRPYDVNRDGLVIGEGAGTLVLEEYEHAKARGAKIYAEIIGFASNCDAAHVTQPQMETMQICMEMALQNAGIEAEQIQYVSAHGTATDRGDIAESNATANALGKVPISSLKSYFGHTLGACGAIEAWLSLEMMHSGWFNPTLNLDNLDEQCGHLDYITGAGRELEVDYLMSNNFAFGGINTSIIFKKL, encoded by the coding sequence ATGAGTCGCCGCGTTGTGGTTACTGGCATGTCGGGCGTCACCGCGTTTGGTAATGATTGGCAAGCCATCGAGCCTAAATTGAGAGCGGGTGAAAATGCGACCCAGTATATGCCGAACTACGAGCAGTATGACGGCCTGAATACTAAGCTGGCCGCCCCTATCGATCACTTCGAGCTGCCAAAACACTACAAGCGCAAACAGGTGCGCGGTATGGGCCGAGTGTCTAAGTTAGCGACAGTGGCCACTGAAAACGCCCTCACTCAAGCAAATTTGATTGGTGCCGAGGTATTAACTAACGGCCAAACCGGCATTGCCTATGGCTCATCCACTGGCAGTACCGATGCCATAGGAGCGTTTGGGGTCATGCTCAACGAAAAGAGCACTCGAGCGATCACCGCCACCACCTACGTGCAAATGATGCCTCACACCACGGCGGTCAACGTCGGCTTGTTTTTTGGATTACGCGGTCGGGTTATTCCAACCAGCAGCGCTTGTACATCGGGCAGTCAGGCGATTGGCTACGCCTATGAAGCGATTAAACACGGCTATCAAACCGTGATGGTTGCCGGCGGTGCTGAAGAGCTGTGCCCGACTGAATCAGCAGTGTTCGATACCCTGTTTGCCACCAGTTTGATGAACGACGCGCCGAAACGGACCCCGCGCCCCTACGATGTCAACCGCGATGGCCTAGTGATCGGCGAAGGTGCCGGTACCTTAGTGCTAGAAGAGTACGAACATGCCAAAGCGCGAGGCGCCAAGATCTACGCTGAAATCATCGGGTTTGCTAGCAACTGCGATGCCGCCCACGTGACTCAGCCACAGATGGAAACCATGCAAATCTGTATGGAAATGGCACTGCAAAACGCTGGGATAGAGGCGGAGCAAATCCAATATGTTTCAGCTCATGGTACGGCGACGGATCGCGGCGACATTGCTGAGAGTAACGCCACCGCCAATGCCCTTGGCAAGGTGCCAATCAGCTCACTGAAAAGTTATTTTGGCCACACACTCGGTGCCTGCGGGGCGATTGAAGCTTGGCTGAGCCTTGAAATGATGCACTCTGGCTGGTTTAACCCGACGCTCAACCTCGACAACCTGGATGAGCAATGTGGTCACCTCGATTATATCACTGGGGCCGGACGTGAGCTCGAAGTCGACTACTTGATGAGTAACAATTTCGCCTTCGGTGGGATCAACACCTCAATTATTTTCAAAAAGTTATAA
- the cspE gene encoding transcription antiterminator/RNA stability regulator CspE has protein sequence MSNKTTGTVKWFNEEKGFGFISQENGGADVFVHFRAIASEGFKTLKEGQQVSFEVEQGQKGPQAANVVAL, from the coding sequence ATGTCTAACAAAACTACTGGTACTGTAAAATGGTTTAACGAAGAGAAAGGTTTCGGCTTCATTTCTCAAGAAAACGGCGGTGCTGACGTATTCGTTCACTTCCGTGCTATCGCTTCTGAAGGTTTCAAAACTCTGAAAGAAGGCCAACAGGTTTCTTTCGAAGTTGAGCAAGGCCAAAAAGGCCCACAAGCTGCAAACGTAGTAGCTCTATAA